In Paenibacillus ihbetae, the following are encoded in one genomic region:
- a CDS encoding L,D-transpeptidase: MPKYRIIVDLSDYRLHLLDGDIVVHTYPVAIGKLATQTPPGNYTIVNKQPNPGGPFGAYWLGLSKPHYGIHGTNDPSSIGRSVSHGCVRMYNKDVLELASLVPLHTRVTIRK, from the coding sequence ATGCCCAAATATCGCATTATTGTGGATTTATCCGATTACCGCCTGCATCTGCTGGACGGAGATATTGTCGTGCATACGTATCCGGTAGCGATCGGCAAGCTGGCAACCCAGACGCCCCCTGGCAATTATACGATCGTGAACAAGCAGCCCAATCCCGGCGGTCCTTTTGGCGCCTACTGGCTCGGCTTGTCCAAGCCGCATTACGGCATCCACGGGACGAACGATCCCTCGTCCATCGGCAGATCGGTTTCCCACGGCTGTGTGCGTATGTATAACAAAGACGTGCTTGAGCTCGCCTCACTCGTGCCTCTCCATACCCGCGTGACCATCCGAAAATAG
- a CDS encoding AI-2E family transporter, translated as MMQSKYFRTCLGIIALLLIIYLGSKVSFLFRPIVSMFNMLIFPVAIAGFFYYLLRPIVDYLERRKIKRSIGVLMLYFVFAGLIAIFGIVVWPTLREQIENFISHMPFLVEDMQDQLNQLQQTPYWSRFIPTESELATSLTEYMNRIVTWVSNSVNHLITVVSSVLVIIATIPIILYYMLKEGGKLPPKLLSVLPRRYRRDGQEVLVEIDNALSSFIIGKVILNLILSVLMYIGFLIIGLPYSLLLTVVSFFLNFIPYIGAVLASIPVLIIGFIESPSIALWSLVVIIIAQQIQDNILTPVIYGKQLDIHPLTTIVLILVGGDFFGILGILLAIPAYMIIKIIVVRIYEMFLAEKVDEL; from the coding sequence ATGATGCAGAGCAAATATTTTCGTACATGCCTCGGTATAATCGCCCTGCTCTTGATCATCTACTTAGGCTCTAAAGTCAGCTTCCTGTTCCGCCCCATCGTTTCCATGTTCAACATGCTGATCTTTCCGGTGGCAATCGCCGGCTTTTTCTATTACCTGCTTAGACCGATTGTGGACTACTTGGAACGGCGCAAAATCAAACGATCGATCGGCGTGCTCATGCTGTACTTCGTATTCGCCGGCCTGATCGCCATCTTCGGCATCGTTGTATGGCCGACATTGCGGGAACAGATCGAGAATTTCATCAGCCATATGCCTTTTCTGGTGGAGGACATGCAGGATCAGCTTAACCAGCTGCAGCAGACGCCGTATTGGTCCCGCTTTATCCCGACCGAATCGGAGCTCGCGACATCCTTAACCGAATACATGAACCGAATCGTTACGTGGGTCAGCAATTCTGTCAATCATCTGATTACGGTTGTGTCCAGCGTGCTCGTGATCATTGCAACGATTCCGATTATTCTGTACTACATGCTGAAGGAAGGCGGAAAGCTCCCCCCTAAACTGCTCAGCGTGCTGCCAAGACGCTACCGGCGCGACGGGCAGGAGGTTCTCGTAGAGATCGACAATGCGCTTAGCAGCTTTATTATCGGCAAAGTGATTTTGAATCTGATCCTGAGCGTGCTGATGTATATCGGATTTCTGATCATCGGCCTTCCGTATTCGCTGCTCTTGACGGTCGTTTCGTTCTTCCTGAATTTCATTCCGTACATCGGCGCGGTTCTTGCGAGCATTCCCGTCCTTATTATCGGGTTTATCGAATCGCCCTCCATTGCCCTATGGTCCCTTGTCGTCATTATTATTGCTCAACAGATTCAAGATAATATTTTGACGCCGGTGATCTATGGCAAGCAGCTTGATATCCATCCGCTGACGACCATTGTTCTTATTCTCGTCGGCGGCGACTTCTTCGGCATCCTCGGCATTCTGCTCGCCATCCCAGCTTATATGATCATCAAGATCATTGTGGTGCGGATTTATGAAATGTTCTTGGCCGAGAAAGTGGATGAATTATAG